A stretch of Cucumis sativus cultivar 9930 chromosome 2, Cucumber_9930_V3, whole genome shotgun sequence DNA encodes these proteins:
- the LOC101218682 gene encoding actin-related protein 6 produces MSNVVVLDNGGGLLKAGAGGDLDPSVIIPNCLYRPLSAKKWLHPSPISISTTATAATEPSSDLDLTSASVRRPIDRGYLINPDLQRDIWSHLFTSLLHVNPSNSSLLLTEPLFTLPSIQRATDELVFEDFNFASLYVSDSPSLVHFYEASRRPTSLLSRAQCSLVVDCGFSFTHAAPVFQNFTLNYAVKRIDLGGKALTNYLKELVSYRALNVMDETFIMDDVKERLCFVSLNVPRDLQIARKSGKENFFRCTYVLPDGVSYTRGFVKNPDDAKRYLSLSDEKVSSPSLGVKKDVIELDVSEKTEDKKRIDLTKNEFDLTNERFLVPEMIFHPADLGMNQAGLAECIVRAVNSCHPHLHPVLYESIVLTGGSTLFHNFAERLEKELRPLVPDECQVKITTQEDPILGSWRGGSLLASSPSFEAMCVTKAEYEELGSARCRKRFLH; encoded by the exons ATGTCCAACGTCGTCGTTTTAGACAACGGCGGCGGTCTCCTCAAAGCCGGTGCAGGCGGCGACCTTGACCCCTCCGTCATAATCCCCAATTGCCTTTACCGCCCTCTCTCCGCTAAGAAATGGCTCCATCCTTCTCCTATCTCCATTTCCACTACCGCCACTGCCGCCACCGAACCCTCCTCCGATCTCGACCTCACATCAGCCTCCGTTCGCCGCCCAATTGATCGTGGGTATCTCATAAACCCCGACCTACAACGTGACATTTGGTCTCACCTCTTCACTTCTCTTCTTCATGTCAATCCCTCCAATTCCTCCCTCCTTTTGACAGAACCTCTTTTCACTCTTCCTTCCATTCAACGCGCCACTGACGAACTCGTTTTCGAGGATTTCAATTTTGCTTCTCTCTATGTTTCGGATTCTCCATCTTTAGTTCATTTCTATGAGGCCAGTCGCCGCCCGACGAGCCTTCTATCTAGGGCACAGTGTAGCCTTGTTGTTGACTGTGGGTTTTCGTTCACTCATGCTGCTCCAGTGTTCCAGAACTTCACTCTGAACTACGCTGTCAAAAGGATCGACCTGGGTGGGAAGGCATTGACGAATTATTTGAAGGAGTTAGTGTCTTATCGTGCTCTGAATGTTATGGATGAGACCTTCATCATGGATGATGTCAAAGAAAGGCTCTGCTTTGTCTCCCTCAATGTCCCCCGCGACCTCCAGATTGCGAG AAAGTCGGGGAAGGAAAATTTCTTCCGATGTACATACGTTCTCCCTGATGGCGTATCGTATACAAGGGGTTTTGTTAAAAATCCAGATGACGCTAAGAGGTATCTCTCCTTGTCTGATGAAAAAGTTTCATCTCCATCACTTGGAGTCaagaaggatgtgattgaGCTAGACGTATCAGAAAAGACGGAAGATAAGAAGAGAATTGATCtaacaaaaaat GAATTTGATTTGACCAATGAACGCTTCCTTGTTCCGGAAATGATATTCCACCCTGCAGATTTGG GAATGAACCAGGCCGGTCTAGCAGAGTGCATTGTTAGAGCTGTTAATTCTTGCCATCCTCATCTGCACCCTGTGCTCTATGAGAG TATTGTTTTGACTGGTGGAAGCACTTTATTTCACAATTTTGCTGAAAGATT AGAGAAGGAACTCCGTCCTCTTGTCCCAGATGAGTGTCAAGTGAAGATAACAACTCAAGAAGA TCCCATTTTAGGGTCATGGAGAGGGGGATCACTACTAGCATCTAGTCCTAGTTTTGAAGCAATGTGTGTTACAAAGGCTGAATACGAGGAGCTTGGATCTGCTCGGTGTCGGAAGAGATTTTTACATTGA
- the LOC101218449 gene encoding BRAP2 RING ZnF UBP domain-containing protein 1 — MFFLQVHTVDNDHPLTVGIPLDESSTTSTISQRNSTASHANTKFCERRGIVHLFRSVSNSSLPNPSSQSTILFVVAVPNYLSYDDFVTFCGSRINHVSELLFIRNDGVEERYSVLIKLGNLIDADKFFSNLNGKKFSPSEAEVCHILFLMSVEYTESAEVAGSPPDGCTELPTCPVCLERFDPDTSGIIHTLCDHSFHCLCISKWTSLSCQVCRFFQQQDEKQACFICGTVENLWVCVICGFLGCGRYKEGHAIRHWKNMHHCYSLDLRTQQIWDYVGDNYVHRLNQSKVDCKFGEMNPHCMSHEGECGTCEYDENSGINEALYHSKVEAIVDEYNRLLATQLETQRQYYESLLAEAKSKKEISISEAVEEALISKTQDIQDKLEKCVKETNTVSEVNQKLVKNQEMWLAKAKQIEERELASLKSRNEKIHDLEEQIRDLTVYIEAQKTLNNITDSDDIKGGTLLPVPAKESSPGNGRKKKGNRRRS; from the exons ATGTTTTTTCTGCAAGTTCATACGGTGGACAACGACCACCCTCTAACCGTCGGAATTCCGCTGGACGAATCTTCAACTACCAGCACCATTTCTCAACGGAACAGTACAGCTTCTCACGCCAACACGAAATTTTGCGAACGAAGAGGTATCGTTCACTTATTCCGAAGCGTTTCGAACTCATCTCTCCCTAACCCTAGCTCCCAATCCACgattctttttgttgttgctgTTCCGAACTATCTATCATACGATGATTTCGTCACCTTCTGTGGCTCTCGCATCAACCATGTCTCCGAGCTTCTCTTCATCAG GAACGATGGTGTGGAAGAACGATACAGTGTTTTGATTAAGCTTGGAAATCTAATAGATGCTGATAAGTTTTTTAGCAATTTGAATGGCAAGAAGTTTTCTCCCTCAGAG gCTGAGGTATGTCATATTCTGTTTCTGATGTCTGTCGAGTACACAGAATCAGCAGAGGTAGCCGGGTCGCCTCCCGATGGATGTACGGAATTGCCTACTTGCCCCGTTTGCCTAG AGAGATTTGATCCTGATACTAGTGGGATAATTCACACATTATGTGACCATTCGTTTCACTGCCTCTGCATTTCAAAATGGACTTCTTTATCTTGTCAG GTCTGTCGTTTCTTTCAGCAGCAGGATGAGAAACAGGCATGCTTCATTTGTGGAACTGTGGAGAATCTCTGGGTGTGCGTGATATGTGGCTTTCTAGGATGTGGAAG GTATAAGGAAGGTCATGCAATCAGGCATTGGAAGAATATGCACCACTGCTATTCTCTTGATCTAAGAACACAGCAAATTTGGGATTATGTTGGTGACAATTACGTTCACCGCTTGAACCAGTCAAAAGTTGATTGTAAGTTTGGAGAGATGAATCCACACTGTATGTCACATGAAGGGGAGTGTGGAACCTGTGAATATGATGAAAACTCCGGAATCAATGAGGCCCTCTACCACAGTAAAGTTGAAGCA ATTGTGGATGAATATAATCGGCTTCTTGCAACACAGCTGGAAACTCAGAGACAA TATTATGAATCTCTGCTGGCAGAGGCCAAAAGCAAAAAGGAAATTTCCATTTCTGAAGCAGTGGAAGAGGCTTTAATATCCAAAACTCAAGACATTCAAGACAAACTTGAAAAATGCGTCAAGGAGACAAACACTGTTTCCGAA GTAAACCAAAAGCTAGTCAAGAATCAAGAAATGTGGCTGGCTAAAGCaaagcaaattgaagaaag AGAACTGGCTTCGTTGAAATCGAGGAATGAGAAAATACATGATTTGGAAGAGCAG ATTAGAGATCTTACGGTCTACATTGAAGCTCAAAAGACACTCAACAACATTACAGATTCAGATGACATAAAAGGAGGAACACTCTTGCCTGTACCTGCAAAGGAATCGTCACCCGGCAATggcagaaagaagaaaggtaACCGAAGGCGAAGTTAG